The following coding sequences are from one Danaus plexippus chromosome 13 unlocalized genomic scaffold, MEX_DaPlex mxdp_15, whole genome shotgun sequence window:
- the LOC116770238 gene encoding integumentary mucin C.1-like, which yields MIKIILITFPIIIKIAAKWPDRENDTLVFIANPIEANMPGHWIPLSVVKAILSRPKPSSTTFKKLVYEVSSEITTVTTEETTITTETTITTTEATTTTEIPTMAGEKTTPTTTTTTEATTILVSSPLSTPEPTTTTTTETTTSAAPATTAEPTTTTEPTTTTTPTTPTTTTTTEPTTTTTEPTTTTKRGPKRPPKPATDTHENLNN from the coding sequence atgattaaaattatacttataacatttccaattattataaaaatagcagCCAAATGGCCGGACCGAGAGAATGACACGTTAGTTTTCATAGCTAACCCGATAGAAGCTAACATGCCGGGCCATTGGATACCTCTCAGTGTTGTAAAAGCGATACTATCAAGACCTAAGCCATCTAGCACAACATTCAAAAAATTAGTATATGAAGTATCGTCGGAAATAACAACGGTTACAACCGAAGAAACAACAATTACAACTGAGACAACAATAACCACCACTGAAGCAACAACAACTACTGAAATACCTACAATGGCTGGAGAAAAAACCACACCAACAACCACAACAACAACAGAGGCCACAACTATACTAGTTTCAAGTCCTTTATCAACACCAGAACCAACTACAACTACTACAACGGAAACTACTACTTCTGCGGCTCCAGCAACCACAGCAGAACCTACAACCACAACAGaaccaacaacaacaacaactcCAACAACACCAACTACTACTACGACAACAGAACCAACAACTACGACAACAGAACCAACAACTACGACTAAAAGAGGACCCAAAAGACCACCTAAACCTGCTACTGACACTCatgaaaacttaaataattaa